The genomic DNA GGTCGTCTCCGGGCCCACGGGGGTGTCCTCGTGGCCGATCCGGAGGACGCTCCCGGGGGTCGTCACGAGGTCCTCGACCCGGAGGCCCGTGTCGACCCGGGGGTCGAACTCGAGCAGGCCGTCGACGCGGACCCAGTCCAGCCGCGCGGGGTCGCGGCTCCGGACCGTCACGGCGGCGTCGCCGGGGACGTGGACCCGGGCACCGTCGTCCGGGACGCCGCCGTCCCAGGTGCCGGGGTCGTCCCACGCGCCGCTGCGGACCGCCCGGTGGGTCGCCCGCTTCGGCGGGACCAGCGCGAGCGCCGCCCCGTCGGCGTGGCCGGTCTCGCCCTCCGGCGGTGTCCGGCCGCCGAACGCACCCGTCACGGCGTTCGCGGCGTCGAGCACGTCGTCACCTCGTGCCAGCGCCGCCCCGGTCAACCCGGCCCCGACCAGCGTCAGCAGCGTCCGCCGGTCCGGTCCCGGGCGGCCGCCGTCGGGCAGGAGTCGCCCGTCTCGACCCGTCGCTGCCGCTGCTGCCGCCGCTGCGTCCCCCCGCCCCCGGTGTTTCCCGTCGGCATCCGGTCCGCCCGCGCCGGCGGGTGCCCGTGCGGTCCGCCCGTCCGTGGGTCCGTCCCCGGACCCTGGCTCGTCCTCGGTCATGCGTTCGGCTCCGGCGGCTGGCTACCGCTCCTGACACAGCGTTCAGCGCCGGCGACTTCAACCGTCGCACCACCGCCGCTGGAACCGAACGACGCCACGCCCGCGCGGTCACCGGATTCGAGCGCCCCGTGACACGACCGTTTATGGCCCGGGCGTGACACCCGGCCGGTATGGGCTCGACCGAACGGGCCGGGACGCACGGTGACACCGCCGGCGGACCGACCGGCGACGGCGACGGCACCCACGCCGACGACGGGCACGAGCACAACAGCCGCTGGCCGACCCTCACGGCGTTCGCGGCGGCGGCGCTGTACGCCGGCATCGGCCTCGTCTTCGTCGGACTCGACCTCGTCCCGCTCCCGCTGGCGGCCGGGCTGGCGGCCGTCGGCGCGCTCGGCTTCGTCGTCGGCATCGCCGGCTGGGTCCGCGAGGCCTTCGGTACCGGGACGGACCCGGGCGGGGCGGGCAACGCGGGCCCGGTCGACCGCCGCTCGCTCTACTGGGGGACCACGGTCCTCTTCCTGGTCTCCGACGTGGCGACGTTCCTCGGCGGCTTCATCTACTACGCCTTCATCCGGGCCGGCGCGTGGCCGCCGGCGGAGCTGCCGCCCCTGCTGGGGTCGCTCGTCGCCATCAACACGGTACTCCTCCTCGTGAGCAGCGTCACCCTCCACTACGGCCACGAGGCGCTCCACGGGGGGAACCGCCGGCGCTTCCTCGGCCTGCTGGGCCTGACGACCGCGCTCGGGGCGATCTTCGTCGGCGGACAGGCGCTGGAGTACTACGAGTTCGTCGCGGAGGAGGGGTTCACGCTCGCCAGCGGCGCCTTCGGGAGCGCCTTCTACGGCCTGACCGGCCTGCACGGCCTGCACGTGGCCGCTGGCGTGGTGATGCTGGCCACCGTGTTCGTGCGTGCGCTCCGGGGAGCGTACGGGCCCGAGCGCGACGCCGGCATCCGGACCGTCTCGCTCTACTGGCACTTCGTCGACGCCGTCTGGATCTTCCTGGTCCTCGTGCTGTACGTCGGCGCCGCGGCTCTCTGAACGTCGGGTATCGCCGGCAGGAGGTGTGCGGGTGTCTACTCCTCGTCCAGCTCGTCCTCGGCCTCGGGCGCGTAGTAGTACTCCCCCTGCTTCTTCTGCTTGCGGTCGAGCTGCGAGCCGGGCTTGTTGATGCGCGGGCGGCCGGTGTTCTGGTCGCGGCGGAACGTCACGTCCAGGTTCGCGAGGAACTGGTTCATCCCCTCGCGCATCCCGACCGGCTCGCCCGCCCGCCCGTGCTCGGCGGGCTCGCCCTGGAACACCTGCAGGCGGTCGGCCAGCAGGTCGATCATGTAGATGTCGTGGTCGATGACCATTGCCGTCGCGTCGTGGTTCTCCGTGTAGCGGCGGATGGCGCTGGTCGCCTGCACCCGCTGTTCGACGTCGAGGAACGCCGAGGGCTCGTCCAGCAGGTAGAGGTCGGCGTCCTTCGAGAGGCAGGCCGCGATGGCGACGCGCTGGCGCTCCCCGCCCGAGAGGTCGGTGAGCTGCTGCTCCATGATGCGCTCCAGTTGCAGCGGCCCCGCGATCTCCGTGTTCCAGTACGAGGAGCCGAAGTCGTCCGTGATGGAGGCGAGGAACGAGTCGACACGCATCGGCTGGTCGATCTCGATGTACTGGGGCTTGTACGCGATGTCCAGTCGGGTGTCGACCTCGCCCTCCGTCGGCTCCAGCCGACCGGTCAGCAGTTCCGCGAACGTCGACTTCCCGATGCCGTTCGGGCCGACGATGCCCAGCACCTCGTTGTTCCGGATCTCGCCGGCCTCGACCTCGAGCGTGAACTCGCCCTCGCCGTAGGACTTGGTGAGCTCGGGATACTCGATGAGGACGTCGCCGCGGGCGCTCTGCCGCGGCGCGTGCTCCTCGAATCGGATGGGCGACTCCCGGATGCGCATGTTCTCCGCCTCCAGGTAGCCGTCCAGGTACTCGTTGATGCCGTTGCGCGTCGATTTCGGCGTCGTCACGACACCGAACGCGCCCGGCTCGCCGTAGGTGACGTGGACCGTGTCCGCGACGAGATCGAGGATGGCCAGGTCGTGCTCGATGACCATCATCGAGCGGTCCTCCGCCTCGGCGAGTTCGCGGATGAGGCGCGCTGCGGTGACGCGCTGCCCGATGTCCAGATACGGCGTGATCTCGTCGATGAAGTAGAAGTCCGCGTCGCGGACGAGCGCCGCCGCGAGCGCGACACGCTGGAGTTCGCCACCCGACAGCGTGTCGATGTCCTGATCGACGACGCCCGCGATGCCGAGTCGCTCGGTCACCTCGTCGACGGCGTCGCGCTCGTCGACACCGTTCAGGAGGTCCGCGGTCTTCCCGTCGAACTGGTCGGGGATGCGGTCGACGTACTGTGGCTTCCGTGCGACGTCGAGCTTCCCGTCCCGCAGGTCCTCGAGGTAGTCCTGCAGGGCGGTCCCGCGGTACTCGTCGAGCACGGCCTCCCACGTCGGTTCGTCCTCGTAGCGGCCGAGGTTCGGGGTGATCTCACCCGCGAGGATCCGCACGGCGGTGGACTTCCCGATGCCGTTCGGGCCCAGCACGCCGGTCACGCGACCCTCCTGGGGCGCGGGCAGGCCGTACAGCCCGAACGCGTTCTCGCCGTAGCGGTGGGCGGGTGACTCCTCCAGCTCCCCGGGGAGGTTGATGATCTCGATGGCGTCGAACGGGCACTTGTTCACACAGATGCCACAGGACTCGCCCAGGCAGATCTCCTCGGAGATGGAGATCTGGTCGGCCCCGCCCTCGTGTGGCTCGTCGTCGTGGCGCTCCTCGCGCGTGACGATACACTCCTTCCCGGTGCGGTTGGGCGGGCAGTAGTTGGCGCACTCGTAGTTGCAGCGGTCGGGCTGGCACCGGTCCAGGTCCACGACCGCGATACTGTCCTCGGCCATTACAGCGACGCCCCCGACGTGAGGAGGACGCCCCAGCTGACGAACCAGAACGCGAACGTCATGAAGACGACGTAGAGCACGTCCTTCGCGCCGAAGTCGTCGACATCGAGCTGGAGGATGCCGGCGGTGTCGATGCCCTGCAGGACGGCGAACTGGGCGAACGTGAACCCGACGAGCACGAACAGCGCGGTCCGGTCGGTCGCGCCCGTCGCGAGCTGTGACGACACCACGGCGGCCGCGATCCCCGCGAGGGCCGCCAGTGTCGTCACCGTCACGCCGCGCAGGTGCGCGGTCCGACGGTCGACCGTGTCGGTTGCCATACCCGACCGTCGACTGCCCGCGGGCAAAAGCGGTTCGCTCCGCTGGCCCGCCGGCCACACGCTGACGGCGCGAACCGACCCGGCACCCGGGGGGTGGTGACACGCGTGACACTGGATCGGTCCCATACCGTTCTGCCCGTTTCCGGGCGGCACGCGGCTCGATGCCTCAATCTTTATACGGATGGCACGCGTCAGACACAGGTACAGATGGCAGAATCCGACGCGGAGGAACTCTCGGACCTTCCGCCGAGCGCGAAGCTCGTTTTCAAGGTGCTCGAGTACAACGGGCCCATGACCCAGAAGGGCATCGTCGAGGAGTCGATGCTGTCGGCCCGGACGGTCCGGTACGCGCTCGAACGGCTGGAGGAGATCGACACGGTCGAGGAGGACGTCTACTTCGCTGACGCCCGGCAGAACCTCTACGAGATCGTCCAGTCCGAGACCGAGTCCGAGCCCGAAGCACCTGCTGCGGCCGACGACTAGCCCGCACACCACGGCCCGCGACTCTCTCTCTCCCCGTTCTCCACCTGTCGAGCCGTGCGCCCGGCGTGGCCTCCGGGCGCGGACTGCCACCGCGCGGTCCGGCTACCCGACGGTCCCGGAGTGGGGCGGCGGTAGGAGCACGTCCGTCCCCGGATGCTCACGCCGCCACGCACCCCACGTGGCGACCGTCGCCGGCCGGATGTCCAGCGTCGTCCCGCGCTGGGGCCCACAGATGGCGCGTGCGAGGAACTGGCTCCAGTAGCTCCCGGTCGCGTCGTCGCGCATCACGAGGTTCCCGTTGCGTGCCGCCTCGGTCGCCCCGCTCCCGTCGGCCCCGAAGACGGCCCCCTGCTGCTTGCTCAGTTCGCCGTACACGCCTGGGGGTTTCCACAGCAGGCCCGTCACCTGGAAGCGCGTCACCGCGCCCGCGGCACGGCGGTCGGCGACCACGCCGCTCCGACAGAGCGGGCAGTACGTGACCAGCACCGCCCTCCCGAACCGGTCGTTCACGACCTCGTGCTCCCAGAGTACCGACAGCGGGTAGGCCCGGGCGCGCCGCGCCGTCCGGTCACCGTCCGTCCCACCGCCCGAGGTGCCGGTCGACCCGTCGCCCGCCGGCCCACCGGACCCGTCGGCGTCTCCCTCATCCGACCCGCCGGCCGTCAGCCCGATGACGACGGCCTCGTCGGGGAGGTCGCGGCGCTCGACGTCCGGGCGGTAGCGCCGCTCGGGCGTGACATCGTCCCAGGAAGCGGCGAACGCGGGGTCGTCGATGGCGAGGATATCGGTGGCGAGTGGCGGCTCCTGGCAGACCGTCGCGGGGATGCCGCTCTCGGCGACCGGACCCGCGTTGCCGGGCGCCGTCTTCCCCGACCGCGCGGTGGGCTTCTCCGCCACCGCCACCTCGCCCGGGACCGAGCCGCGGTACCCGGCGAGACAGCCGGCCAGCCCGCTCGCGAGGCCGGCGGCGGCCGCCAGCATCGCCCGTCGCTTCATGGGTCGGAGGAGGTCCGTGGCGTGGATAACGGGTTCGCGGCTGCGCACGGCGGCCGCACGGCTGGCGGGGGGAGCACGACGGAGGAGAGCGAGCCGGTCAGGCGACGGCGTTCAGGATCTGGACGAGGACGCCGAAGAGGATGCCGAAGGCGACCACCGTCTTGGGGTCGATGGTCGGTGCGTTGCGGTCCTCGGAGTCGAAGTACCGGACGAGGCCGGCACTGGACATCAGCCCGCCGGAGTTCTGTCCGCTGCTCATGTCCACCCGTGGGGAAGCAGCGTGCCTAAGCCTTTCGGCCTGCCGGGAACGCCCGGCGGCACGGGGGCCGAACCGGCGGCACCCCCCGACTGGGAAATCCTTATGCGCGAGGCTCGGCAATCGCCGGTAGCATGACTGTCAGCCTGTACGACTTCCACGCGGACTGGTGTGGCCCCTGCAAGACCCAGGACCCCATCCTCGACGAGCTGAAGGAGGACTGGGGCGACCGGTTCGACCTGGAGAAGGTGAACGTCGACGAGGAGCAGGACGTGGCCAACGAGTACCAGGTCCGCTCGCTCCCGACGCTCATCATCGAGAACGACGACGGTATCGTAGAGCGGTTCGTCGGCGTCACCCAGCGCGAGGACATCGAGGCCGCGCTGGAGCGCGCCGGCGCCTGAACCGGCCGCCCTGTCGCCTTCTGCCGCTCGCTCTCTCCCCCGAGCGCCCGCCGTCCTCAGAACTCGCAGGTGACGGTGCCGTCCTCGGTCAGCGTGATGACCCCGTCGAACAGCTCGCGGTAGCCCGCCTGTACGTCCTCGTCGTGGACCTCCTCGGCGAGGTGGAACAGGCCGACGGCGTCGTGCTCCTCCAGCAGCGCCAGCACGTCCTCGACGGCGCCGCGGGTCCGCTCCTCGTCGGCGTAGTAGGCGAGTTCCGTGATGGAGTCGAAGCTGATGCGGAGTTTGCCGTCGTGGCTGTCGAGGAACTCGCGGACGACCTCCACGATACCGTCGAGGTCGTCGGGCGCGCCGACGTAGTGGACGTTGCTCGCCGAGCGCCGGGAGTAGCCGCGCTCGACGGAGAGGGTGTCGAGGATGACGGCGTGCTCCTCGTCGACGCCGTAGTACTCCAGCTTCTGCTGGACCTCGCGCGCGGTGGTCCGGGTGGAGACCACCAGCAGGTGGTCGGTGTCGGTCTTGAGGAAGTCCGTGTCGATGCGGTCGGTCTCGCCCGTGCTGGGGTGGACCAGCAACACGCCGGTCCCGCCGGGGATCGTCGCCGGCGCGCCCTCGATCGCCAACTCGTAGTCCATACCGTGGGGGCGCGTGGAAGCGTCTTAAATCCCGTGCGGGCACGGCTGTTCGACGACCCCCGTGGTCGCGATGCTCCCGGCTCCCCCGGCGACCCCGAGGCCATGCCGGCTCCCGGACCTCAGGGTTCGTCCTCGTCGGGGACGAACCGGGGTCGCTCGATGCCGGCCTCGTCGAACCCCGCGAGCGCGCGGCGCGTCATGTCCGACGTGAACGGGAACTCGTCGCGCAGGTCCGCCACGTACGCCTTCCCCCTGATGGTCGTGTAGTGTGGGCCGTCCTCGACGATGACCGTCACCGGGTGCTCGCCCGACAGCCGGACGTACGGGGAGGTGAGCGCGGCCTCGCGGACGATCTCGACGGCTCGCTCGCGGTCGGCGCTCGGCGCGACGTGGACCTCGGCCACCGCGAGCAGCTCCGCGGCCCCCGTGTTCGCGTTCGCCACCGGCTCGCCGAAGATGGACAGGTTCGGGACGACGACCTCCGTGTCGTCCGGCGTGACGAGCCGGGTCGCGCGCAGACCCACGTCGGTCACCTCGCCGTAGTGATTGCCGAGTGTCACCTTGTCGCCGACCCGATACGGGCGCTCGAAGACCACGACCAGCCCGCCGATGACGCTGGCGAACAGGTCCTTGATGCCGAAGCCGAGCGCCGCGCCGAGCAGGCCGCCCGCGGCCACGAGCTGCGTGGAGCTCAGCCGGAAGATGCCCCCCAGGATGGAGGCGACGGCGACCGCGTAGATGACGAACCGGATCAGCGGGATGAACACCTTCACCGTGATGCGGCGGTCGCCCGCCCGCTCGGAGACGGCCGACAGGCTCGCCGCCACGAGCTGGGCCAGCACGTACGCGACCGCCAGCACCAGCGCGGCCTGCGCGACGGTCCCGGTGTCGACCTGCAGGCCGGCGAAGGGGCTCGACTGCAGCACCGCCAGCGCGCCGGTTGGGGGCCCGACGGCGACCGTCACGGGATCCGCCTCCCGTCGGTCAGTTCGACGGCGTCCGGAACGGCCGCGGGCCGGAGCCGAACGGTGTCGTCGGTCGCCGTCACGTAGCCACGGCGTTCGAGGCCCGTGAGCAGGCGGTCGGCGCCGTCGATGCTCTCGGCCAGGGTCGGCCGCGGAACCCACTCGCTCGCGAGGACGAGGCGGCAGCAGAACGCGGCCCGACGGTCGGGCCCCGCGTCGTCGGCGCCCGTGGGCGTGCCCGCGCCGGCGGTTCCACGTTCGCGTTGTGTCCGCTCGCGCTCACGGGCCCGCTCCCCGACGCGCTCGACCGGCGTCCGGAGCGCCGTGGGATCGACCTCCGGGTGCCGCTGGGACCCGACGCAGTCGTGCCAGAGTGCCCACGCGACGCCCGGGTTCCCGTCAGCGAGTGTCGTCAGTCGCCGGATGACCGCGGCCTCGGGGTCCTCCTCGGCGTCGCGATGGTCGAGCGCGTCCGTGTCGATGACCGGCACCGGGACATCGCGCTCGCCGAACAGCGGGAGCGAGTAGTGGCGGCGCTCGACCCGCAGGAGGTCCCGCGCCTCCTCGAGTGGGGCCCGGAACGTGACGCTGGGCGACCACCGCCTGACGAGCGCGCCGAGCACGTCCCGGTCGACTGCCGGAACCGCCACCGCGTCGAACGCCTCGTCGACGTCGCGAGCGTGGAGGAGGTACGACCAGGCGTGCTGGTTCCAGCCCGTCACGACGGGGGCGTCGGTCCGGGAGAGCCGCTCGACGAGCGTATCGAGCGCCTCGAACCCGCCGACCGTCCGCCGGTACGAGTGGTGTGCGTCGGCGACGACCGTCGGGCCGTCGAACGCCGGCGGTCGGTCGCCCGGTGTCAGGCGTTCCCGGCTCGCGTCGAGTCGGTCTGCGACCCGCTCCAGCACCCGGTCGCGGCCGCCGAACGGGGCCCCGACGACCGCGACCGGGGCGCCCGCCGTGGCGCATTCGGCCGCCTCGTCGACGGCCGGCTGGAGGGGGTCGCCCGCAGCCTCCAGTGCGTCCCAGAGGTCGTCGCCGGGTGGTCGTCCCGGCCCCGTCGCCGTCCCCGCGTCCGCATCCATGGTCGAGGGTCGACGGACGGACCCGTAAATGGCGGTGGTCGGTGCGGTCGCGATAGCCGTGACGGTGGTCGGTGCGGTCGGAGGGGCCGCGGCGGCGTCAGTCGTCGCCGGTCGGGTAGTCGGCGTCCAGCACCTCGGCCTCGCTGGGGAGTCCCTCGTCGCCAGCATCGCCACCGGGCGCCGCCTCGCCGTCCGGCGAGACGCTCCCCGTCTCGTAGCCCGCCAGGTCCAGCGTGACGTGGTCGAAACCGGCGTCCGCGAGGTGTTCGCGGGCGGCCGCCGCGAAGTCGGTGTCGAGCGCGTACTCCAGTTCGTCGGCGCCGACCTCGATGCGCGCGAGACCGTCGTGGTCGCGGACCCGGAACTGGTCGAAGCCCCAGGTCCGGAGCAGGCGCTCGGCCCGCTCGACGCGCGAGAGCCGCTCCTCGGTCACCTCCAGCCCGGTCGGGATGCGCGAGGAGAGACACGCCATCGAGGGCTTGTCCGCGACCGAGAGGTCGTACTCGCGGGCGATGGCGCGGACCGTCGCCTTGTCGACGTCGTGGGCCAGCAGCGGGGAGTAGGCGTCCAGTTCCTCGACTGCCCGTAGCCCGGGCCGGTGTCCCTCGCCCGGGTCCGAGGCGTTCGTCCCGTCGCAGACGGTGTCGATATCCAGTTCGCGGGCACGCTCGAACATGGCACCCAGCCGCATCGTCCGGCAGTGGTAGCAGCGCTCGCCGTCGTTCTGGACGAAGCTGGGGTCGTCCAGTTCGGAGAACGTGACCTCCTCGTGGCGGATGCCGATCTCCTCGGCGACGCGGCGGGCGTCGTCGAGTTCGGCGGCGGGGAGCGTCTCGCTCCGCGCGGTGCACGCGACGGCGTCGTCGCCGAGCGCGTCGTGGGCCAGTGCGGCGACCACCGCGGAGTCGACACCCCCGGAGAACGCCACGAGGACGCCGTCGCGGTCGGCCAGCGACTCGCGGACGGCTGCCGCGCGCTCGCGGGCCCGCTCCGGGTCGATACTTCCGGAACCGCCCGTGTCGGCCGGTTCCGCCCCGTCGGCGGCAGCGTCGTCGGTCATCGTCGATGGCAGGGGAAGGACCGGCAAAAGCGCACGGGTCGGTATCGGGGGGCTTCGGAGGCGGACTCGTCGTCCGGTCAGTACAGTGGACCGCGGTATCGCGTGGTTCGAACGTCTGCCAACAGTGGTCGAACCGGGAGCCCCGGGCTTCGGCCGATATCGTCCGAGATATCGTCATGGAAGATACACCGGCGAGGCGGTCGGCCTTCGGTACGCCGGGGTCGACGGGGTCCCCCGAGCACTAGTCGTCTGCCCGGACCTCGGTCGCGTCGGCGGTTCCCTTGAACTGGCGGCGGCTGAGCGAGGCGACCTGCTTGGCGTCGTCGAAGCGGCGGGCGAACAGCCCCAGGCCCAGGACGATGTAGAGCGCCGTGAACGCGAACAGGAGCGTGATGGAGATGGATTCGGCGGCGGCCTCCGAGTACAGCCGGATGATGGCGAACTCGCCGACGACCTGCGAGAGGAACAGGACGAGCAACACCACCGCCTCCGTGACGGAGATGCGGAAGTTGATGAGGATGGCCAGCGCGAAGAAGCTCTGTGCGGCGGTGAGCCAGATCTCGGCGGCCTGCTTCTCGCCGAACGGGAGCGCCCCGTACTGGCCCAGCGCGATGGAGTAGACGACGACCAGGGTCCCGATGAGCAGGGTCCACTGGTTCAGCTTCGAGGAGATGAGTGCGTTGAACGACGCCGTCGTCCGGGCCTTGTTGACGAGATAGGCCGTCACGATGAGCTCCGGCGACTCGCTCGCCAGCGGCGCGAACCACTGGACCATGAAGAACTCGGGGATGCCGTTGGCCACGCCGATGGCCTCCAGGCCGTGCGCGAACGGTTCGACGGCGGTGAAGATGAGGAAGCCGGAGTAGACGAACAGGCCCAGCACGATGGGCACCCGGAGCTGCCGGGCGAACTGCTGGAGGTAGGCGGGGACGCCGACGTGGGTCTCGCTGTCGTCGACCTCGCCGCGGATGATGACGAAGATGTAGGTGGCGTAGATGCCGACCAGCACGAGCATATCGACGATGTCGATGCCGCGGCCGCCGCCGAGCATCCCGAACGGGACGAGGAACGCCCAGACGGTCGCGGCGGTCAGGAAGAGGATCTCGGTGGCGATGCTCTTGTCCAGTTTCACCGCGTTCGAGAGGAAACTGCTGCCACTG from Haloglomus litoreum includes the following:
- a CDS encoding thioredoxin family protein — encoded protein: MTVSLYDFHADWCGPCKTQDPILDELKEDWGDRFDLEKVNVDEEQDVANEYQVRSLPTLIIENDDGIVERFVGVTQREDIEAALERAGA
- a CDS encoding DUF3179 domain-containing (seleno)protein — its product is MKRRAMLAAAAGLASGLAGCLAGYRGSVPGEVAVAEKPTARSGKTAPGNAGPVAESGIPATVCQEPPLATDILAIDDPAFAASWDDVTPERRYRPDVERRDLPDEAVVIGLTAGGSDEGDADGSGGPAGDGSTGTSGGGTDGDRTARRARAYPLSVLWEHEVVNDRFGRAVLVTYCPLCRSGVVADRRAAGAVTRFQVTGLLWKPPGVYGELSKQQGAVFGADGSGATEAARNGNLVMRDDATGSYWSQFLARAICGPQRGTTLDIRPATVATWGAWRREHPGTDVLLPPPHSGTVG
- a CDS encoding DUF7090 family protein — protein: MDYELAIEGAPATIPGGTGVLLVHPSTGETDRIDTDFLKTDTDHLLVVSTRTTAREVQQKLEYYGVDEEHAVILDTLSVERGYSRRSASNVHYVGAPDDLDGIVEVVREFLDSHDGKLRISFDSITELAYYADEERTRGAVEDVLALLEEHDAVGLFHLAEEVHDEDVQAGYRELFDGVITLTEDGTVTCEF
- a CDS encoding MarR family transcriptional regulator, whose protein sequence is MAESDAEELSDLPPSAKLVFKVLEYNGPMTQKGIVEESMLSARTVRYALERLEEIDTVEEDVYFADARQNLYEIVQSETESEPEAPAAADD
- a CDS encoding cytochrome c oxidase subunit 3 — encoded protein: MGSTERAGTHGDTAGGPTGDGDGTHADDGHEHNSRWPTLTAFAAAALYAGIGLVFVGLDLVPLPLAAGLAAVGALGFVVGIAGWVREAFGTGTDPGGAGNAGPVDRRSLYWGTTVLFLVSDVATFLGGFIYYAFIRAGAWPPAELPPLLGSLVAINTVLLLVSSVTLHYGHEALHGGNRRRFLGLLGLTTALGAIFVGGQALEYYEFVAEEGFTLASGAFGSAFYGLTGLHGLHVAAGVVMLATVFVRALRGAYGPERDAGIRTVSLYWHFVDAVWIFLVLVLYVGAAAL
- a CDS encoding mechanosensitive ion channel family protein, encoding MTVAVGPPTGALAVLQSSPFAGLQVDTGTVAQAALVLAVAYVLAQLVAASLSAVSERAGDRRITVKVFIPLIRFVIYAVAVASILGGIFRLSSTQLVAAGGLLGAALGFGIKDLFASVIGGLVVVFERPYRVGDKVTLGNHYGEVTDVGLRATRLVTPDDTEVVVPNLSIFGEPVANANTGAAELLAVAEVHVAPSADRERAVEIVREAALTSPYVRLSGEHPVTVIVEDGPHYTTIRGKAYVADLRDEFPFTSDMTRRALAGFDEAGIERPRFVPDEDEP
- the larE gene encoding ATP-dependent sacrificial sulfur transferase LarE — its product is MTDDAAADGAEPADTGGSGSIDPERARERAAAVRESLADRDGVLVAFSGGVDSAVVAALAHDALGDDAVACTARSETLPAAELDDARRVAEEIGIRHEEVTFSELDDPSFVQNDGERCYHCRTMRLGAMFERARELDIDTVCDGTNASDPGEGHRPGLRAVEELDAYSPLLAHDVDKATVRAIAREYDLSVADKPSMACLSSRIPTGLEVTEERLSRVERAERLLRTWGFDQFRVRDHDGLARIEVGADELEYALDTDFAAAAREHLADAGFDHVTLDLAGYETGSVSPDGEAAPGGDAGDEGLPSEAEVLDADYPTGDD
- a CDS encoding sodium/calcium exchanger protein; protein product: MANARYSIGSLAVAAMFTLPWVGVWATGSVDGLSTVLQVLVAGAAVLGASFLLAWGAETAEKDVPRAFALAVLAVLAVAPEYAVDALYAYQAGANPGSGGGDLAVANMTGANRILIGLGWSGIALFSIYKARSSGDVAVDTSGSSFLSNAVKLDKSIATEILFLTAATVWAFLVPFGMLGGGRGIDIVDMLVLVGIYATYIFVIIRGEVDDSETHVGVPAYLQQFARQLRVPIVLGLFVYSGFLIFTAVEPFAHGLEAIGVANGIPEFFMVQWFAPLASESPELIVTAYLVNKARTTASFNALISSKLNQWTLLIGTLVVVYSIALGQYGALPFGEKQAAEIWLTAAQSFFALAILINFRISVTEAVVLLVLFLSQVVGEFAIIRLYSEAAAESISITLLFAFTALYIVLGLGLFARRFDDAKQVASLSRRQFKGTADATEVRADD
- a CDS encoding ribosome biogenesis/translation initiation ATPase RLI gives rise to the protein MAEDSIAVVDLDRCQPDRCNYECANYCPPNRTGKECIVTREERHDDEPHEGGADQISISEEICLGESCGICVNKCPFDAIEIINLPGELEESPAHRYGENAFGLYGLPAPQEGRVTGVLGPNGIGKSTAVRILAGEITPNLGRYEDEPTWEAVLDEYRGTALQDYLEDLRDGKLDVARKPQYVDRIPDQFDGKTADLLNGVDERDAVDEVTERLGIAGVVDQDIDTLSGGELQRVALAAALVRDADFYFIDEITPYLDIGQRVTAARLIRELAEAEDRSMMVIEHDLAILDLVADTVHVTYGEPGAFGVVTTPKSTRNGINEYLDGYLEAENMRIRESPIRFEEHAPRQSARGDVLIEYPELTKSYGEGEFTLEVEAGEIRNNEVLGIVGPNGIGKSTFAELLTGRLEPTEGEVDTRLDIAYKPQYIEIDQPMRVDSFLASITDDFGSSYWNTEIAGPLQLERIMEQQLTDLSGGERQRVAIAACLSKDADLYLLDEPSAFLDVEQRVQATSAIRRYTENHDATAMVIDHDIYMIDLLADRLQVFQGEPAEHGRAGEPVGMREGMNQFLANLDVTFRRDQNTGRPRINKPGSQLDRKQKKQGEYYYAPEAEDELDEE
- a CDS encoding preprotein translocase subunit Sec61beta translates to MSSGQNSGGLMSSAGLVRYFDSEDRNAPTIDPKTVVAFGILFGVLVQILNAVA